A stretch of the Haloarcula ordinaria genome encodes the following:
- a CDS encoding phosphoenolpyruvate hydrolase family protein, translated as MKFQRRESLERLQSTVDSGDPIIGAGAGTGISAKFAERGGVDLLIIYNSGRYRMNGRGSLAGLLPYGDANEIVVEMGNEVLPVVEDTPVLAGVNGTDPFREMPVFIEDLRRRGFSGVQNFPTVGLIDEDSSYRKNLEETGMGYDEEVEMIREASDQGMLTCPYVFTEDQARAMTEAGADVVVSHMGLTTSGDIGAETALDLEAAAERVQAHHDAVKEVNEDVLVICHGGPIAWPDDAAYVLEHTEGVVGFFGASSIERLPTEEAIENQAREFKEIDMG; from the coding sequence ATGAAGTTCCAACGGCGAGAGTCCCTCGAGCGACTACAATCGACTGTCGACAGCGGTGACCCGATCATCGGCGCGGGCGCGGGGACCGGTATCTCGGCGAAGTTCGCCGAACGGGGTGGGGTCGACCTGCTCATCATCTACAACTCGGGGCGCTACCGGATGAACGGCCGCGGGTCCCTCGCGGGTCTGTTGCCCTACGGCGACGCTAACGAGATCGTCGTCGAGATGGGCAACGAGGTGCTCCCTGTCGTCGAGGACACGCCCGTGCTCGCTGGCGTCAACGGGACCGACCCCTTCCGCGAGATGCCGGTGTTCATCGAGGACCTCCGACGCCGGGGCTTTTCCGGCGTGCAGAACTTCCCTACGGTCGGGCTGATCGACGAGGACAGCAGTTACCGGAAGAACCTGGAGGAGACCGGAATGGGCTACGACGAGGAGGTCGAAATGATTCGCGAGGCCAGCGACCAGGGGATGTTGACCTGCCCGTACGTGTTCACCGAAGACCAGGCCCGCGCGATGACCGAGGCCGGGGCAGACGTCGTCGTCTCTCACATGGGGTTGACGACGTCCGGTGACATCGGCGCGGAAACCGCCCTCGACCTGGAAGCGGCAGCCGAGCGCGTGCAGGCCCACCACGACGCGGTAAAGGAGGTAAACGAGGACGTGCTGGTCATCTGCCACGGCGGTCCCATCGCATGGCCCGACGACGCTGCGTACGTCCTCGAACACACGGAGGGCGTCGTAGGTTTCTTCGGCGCGTCCAGCATCGAACGGCTCCCCACCGAGGAAGCAATCGAGAACCAGGCACGCGAGTTCAAGGAGATCGATATGGGATGA
- a CDS encoding cupin domain-containing protein, which produces MTDSQRFISPESIETLTLDWGTLKWLSTPETTGAETFSAGLVVLEPGEGHERHTHPDSEEVLFFLNGEGIQMIDEEERTVSAGEMVYIPAGVEHSTTNTSWEPLRFLAMYGPPGPEAEIRHSQDSTVVPPGETPD; this is translated from the coding sequence ATGACCGACAGTCAACGGTTCATCTCGCCAGAGTCGATCGAGACACTCACCCTGGACTGGGGCACCCTCAAGTGGCTCAGCACGCCGGAAACCACGGGCGCGGAGACGTTCAGCGCTGGGCTGGTCGTCCTCGAACCCGGCGAGGGCCACGAGCGGCACACGCATCCCGACAGCGAGGAAGTCCTCTTCTTCCTCAACGGCGAGGGCATCCAGATGATCGACGAGGAGGAACGAACGGTGTCCGCGGGAGAGATGGTCTACATCCCGGCCGGGGTCGAACACAGTACAACGAATACGTCCTGGGAGCCGCTCCGCTTTCTGGCAATGTACGGCCCACCCGGACCGGAAGCCGAAATCCGCCACAGCCAGGACTCAACAGTCGTCCCGCCGGGTGAAACACCGGACTGA
- a CDS encoding IclR family transcriptional regulator, with the protein MDQDARHPVKTLEKTVTIVETLQEMGAAPLREIASELDMNKSTVHNHLSTLREHGYVVKDEDNYELSLQFLTIGGVLRDDIELLEAARSKVDDLAAETGELVTLATVERGIGVVLYRAPGEDAVDLDNHIGAQEPLHNSALGKAILAHMPTERVEEIIAERGLPGETPNTITDPETLKAELETIADRGWAYDDEERWRGLRCVGAPICTDDGDVKGAVSISVPRSRMATEEDRMAYGDAVKNTANLIELNFIYS; encoded by the coding sequence ATGGACCAGGACGCGAGACATCCGGTCAAAACACTCGAAAAGACCGTGACCATCGTAGAGACGCTGCAGGAGATGGGGGCGGCTCCGCTGCGCGAGATCGCGTCGGAGCTGGATATGAACAAGAGCACCGTCCACAACCACCTCAGTACGCTCCGCGAGCACGGGTACGTGGTGAAAGACGAGGACAACTACGAATTGAGCCTGCAGTTTCTCACGATCGGTGGCGTCCTCAGGGACGACATCGAGTTACTCGAGGCGGCCCGGTCGAAGGTCGACGATTTGGCCGCGGAGACCGGAGAACTCGTCACGCTCGCGACGGTCGAACGCGGTATCGGTGTCGTCCTCTATCGCGCTCCGGGTGAGGACGCAGTCGACCTCGACAACCACATCGGGGCCCAGGAACCCCTGCACAACTCCGCGCTCGGAAAGGCGATTCTCGCTCACATGCCGACCGAGCGCGTCGAGGAGATAATCGCGGAGCGGGGGCTCCCAGGCGAGACACCGAACACGATAACCGATCCAGAGACGCTGAAGGCGGAACTCGAGACCATCGCCGACCGGGGCTGGGCGTACGACGACGAGGAGCGCTGGCGTGGCCTCCGATGTGTCGGCGCACCCATCTGCACCGACGACGGCGACGTGAAGGGCGCGGTGAGTATCTCGGTCCCCCGCAGTCGGATGGCGACTGAAGAGGACCGCATGGCGTACGGCGACGCGGTCAAGAACACGGCCAACCTCATAGAGCTCAACTTCATCTATTCGTAA
- a CDS encoding sugar phosphate isomerase/epimerase family protein: protein MMQFGINLWVWGAPITDDRIAERVPQAARMGFDVVEFPLEEPGGFDYEQTRDRLDRHDLDSSVVLAMSEERDLLHDDDVVRENGREYIRQSVDAAAAIGSDRVVGPAYSAVGRTWRMSDDEREQAVEDVATQLADLADYAGERGVTICVEPLNRFETSFLNTAEQTIEVVDRVDHPHCQILLDTFHMNIEETSLADAIRATGDRLAHFHACGNNRGAPGNDTIDWPSVVEALDDVGYDDQAVIESFTPEVESIARAAAIWRPLAESQDTLAEDGLAALKRYFA, encoded by the coding sequence ATGATGCAGTTCGGAATCAACCTCTGGGTCTGGGGAGCACCGATAACAGACGACCGCATTGCCGAGCGGGTTCCACAGGCCGCTCGGATGGGCTTCGACGTCGTGGAGTTCCCGCTCGAAGAACCGGGTGGGTTCGACTACGAACAAACGCGGGACCGCCTCGACCGACATGACCTCGACAGTAGCGTGGTCCTAGCGATGTCCGAGGAGCGTGACCTGCTACACGACGACGACGTGGTCCGCGAGAACGGCCGGGAGTACATCCGCCAGAGCGTGGATGCCGCCGCCGCAATCGGGTCGGACCGCGTGGTCGGACCCGCGTACTCGGCCGTCGGGCGTACCTGGCGGATGAGCGACGACGAGCGCGAACAGGCCGTCGAAGACGTCGCGACGCAACTCGCCGACCTCGCGGACTACGCGGGCGAGCGCGGCGTGACCATCTGCGTCGAACCCCTCAACCGGTTCGAGACGAGCTTCCTCAACACCGCCGAACAGACGATCGAGGTGGTCGACCGAGTCGATCATCCCCACTGTCAGATCCTGCTCGACACCTTCCATATGAACATCGAGGAGACCTCCCTGGCCGATGCGATCCGGGCCACGGGCGACAGACTCGCTCACTTCCACGCCTGTGGCAACAACCGTGGTGCGCCCGGGAACGATACCATCGACTGGCCGTCTGTGGTCGAGGCGCTCGACGACGTGGGGTACGACGACCAGGCAGTGATCGAGTCGTTCACGCCGGAGGTCGAGAGCATCGCGCGGGCTGCTGCGATCTGGCGCCCACTCGCAGAGAGCCAGGACACACTCGCCGAGGACGGGCTGGCCGCACTCAAACGGTACTTCGCCTGA
- a CDS encoding sugar phosphate isomerase/epimerase family protein → MQLGVLTAQPLGHMDRSDAFDFLETLGVDAVELGAGGLIGSDHIDRGHLLDDDDAQAALQAELDEHDLEICGLAVHDNPLHPDEERQRRVDEETRETIRLASQLDVDRIITFSGLPAGSPDDSTPNWVTFPWPQEHAEARDYQWEVATEYWSDLGAFADDHGVDIAIEMHPNMMVYDPVGMVKLRERTHERVGANLDPSHLWWQGIDIPKAIRYLADHDAIHYVHAKDVRVYDSNAEIEGVLDNKDFDREEERAWMFRSVGYGHDEDAWRDIISTLRLVGYDDVLSIEWEDGLAEPTEGLEKAVTMLQDGLLRKEADVDWVPE, encoded by the coding sequence ATGCAACTAGGCGTACTCACGGCCCAACCGCTCGGGCACATGGACCGTTCGGACGCGTTCGACTTCCTCGAAACACTCGGCGTCGACGCCGTCGAACTGGGTGCTGGTGGCTTGATCGGCTCCGACCACATCGATCGGGGCCACTTGCTCGACGACGACGATGCACAGGCCGCACTCCAGGCCGAACTCGACGAACACGACCTCGAAATCTGTGGACTCGCGGTCCACGACAACCCCCTCCATCCCGACGAGGAGCGACAGCGGAGAGTCGACGAGGAAACCCGTGAGACGATCAGGCTGGCGTCCCAGCTCGACGTCGACCGCATCATCACGTTCTCGGGTCTGCCCGCAGGCTCGCCGGACGATTCGACGCCGAACTGGGTCACCTTCCCGTGGCCACAGGAACACGCGGAGGCGCGTGACTACCAGTGGGAGGTCGCGACCGAGTACTGGAGCGACCTCGGGGCCTTCGCCGACGACCACGGCGTCGACATCGCCATCGAGATGCACCCGAACATGATGGTGTACGACCCGGTGGGGATGGTGAAACTGCGCGAGCGCACCCACGAGCGCGTCGGCGCGAACCTCGACCCATCCCACCTCTGGTGGCAGGGCATCGACATCCCGAAGGCGATTCGCTACCTCGCGGACCACGACGCCATCCACTACGTGCACGCCAAGGACGTCCGCGTGTACGACTCGAACGCCGAGATCGAGGGTGTCCTCGACAACAAGGACTTCGACCGCGAGGAGGAACGCGCCTGGATGTTCCGCTCGGTGGGCTACGGCCACGACGAGGACGCCTGGCGCGACATCATCAGCACGCTCCGACTGGTCGGTTACGACGACGTGCTCAGCATCGAGTGGGAGGACGGCCTCGCAGAGCCCACCGAGGGCCTCGAAAAGGCCGTGACCATGCTCCAGGACGGCCTGCTGCGAAAGGAAGCCGACGTCGACTGGGTGCCCGAGTAA
- a CDS encoding Gfo/Idh/MocA family protein, producing the protein MTLSVGMLGYRFMGKAHSNAMARLPMFFPDAPAVERDVLIGRDETALEDAADQLGFSRTSTDWRDVVDEVDVFYNLGPNNVHADPSIAALEAGVPVLSEKPLAATLKDAERMADAAENADVPSAVAFNYRYVPAIRYARQLIADGVLGDIHHVRANYLQDWLVDPQAPWSWRNSAEVAGSGALGDLGAHSIDLAQFLLGEDIARVSGHLRTFVDERPVPGADGGGLDAAGSDAVETREVTVDDAYSAQAAFEGGAMGTFEATRFANGQKNAHTIAINGSEGSIRFDLERLNELEVLRGENRGYETVLVTDPDDPYIDHWWPPGHVIGWEHTFIHEDYEFLSAVADGEEYAPSFQDGLSVQRVLDAIERSDETGRWVDV; encoded by the coding sequence GTGACTCTGTCCGTCGGTATGCTGGGGTATCGGTTCATGGGCAAGGCCCATTCGAACGCCATGGCCAGGCTCCCGATGTTCTTCCCGGATGCGCCGGCGGTCGAGCGGGACGTCCTCATCGGCCGCGACGAGACGGCGCTGGAGGACGCCGCCGACCAGCTGGGTTTCAGCAGAACGTCCACGGACTGGCGGGACGTCGTCGACGAGGTCGACGTCTTCTACAACCTGGGACCGAACAACGTCCACGCCGACCCCTCGATCGCCGCACTGGAGGCGGGCGTCCCGGTCCTCTCGGAGAAACCCCTGGCAGCCACGCTCAAGGACGCAGAGCGGATGGCCGACGCCGCCGAGAACGCCGACGTCCCGTCGGCGGTCGCGTTCAACTACCGGTACGTTCCTGCCATCCGGTACGCCCGGCAGCTCATCGCGGACGGCGTCTTGGGCGATATCCATCACGTGCGAGCGAATTACCTGCAGGATTGGCTCGTCGATCCGCAGGCGCCGTGGTCGTGGCGCAACAGTGCGGAGGTAGCCGGGAGCGGGGCACTCGGCGACCTTGGTGCCCACTCGATCGACCTGGCACAGTTCCTCCTCGGGGAGGACATCGCCCGCGTGAGTGGCCACCTTCGGACCTTCGTCGACGAACGGCCGGTACCCGGCGCGGACGGTGGTGGACTGGACGCCGCTGGCTCTGACGCGGTCGAAACCCGTGAGGTGACCGTGGACGACGCCTACTCAGCGCAGGCGGCCTTCGAAGGCGGTGCGATGGGAACCTTCGAGGCCACGCGGTTCGCGAACGGGCAGAAGAACGCGCACACGATTGCTATCAACGGATCCGAGGGGAGCATCAGGTTCGACCTGGAACGACTCAACGAGCTCGAGGTCCTCCGTGGTGAGAACCGCGGGTACGAGACGGTGCTGGTGACCGACCCCGACGACCCCTATATCGACCACTGGTGGCCGCCGGGCCACGTCATCGGCTGGGAACACACCTTCATCCACGAGGATTACGAGTTCCTCAGCGCGGTCGCGGATGGCGAGGAATACGCGCCGAGCTTCCAGGACGGACTCTCGGTCCAGCGGGTCCTGGACGCGATCGAACGGAGCGACGAGACTGGCCGCTGGGTCGACGTCTGA
- a CDS encoding substrate-binding domain-containing protein: MEPDDVIEDGRFEIELGKDVSRRKVMAQLGALGAATGLAGCNALLGDQEDGGDGGDGSDGGGDGGSNGDGNASPPADFEFSRHPAVAPPEWDGSKTESGAGDAERTAPFVIQSIDNAFFVPLICGYQDALNQFGWNGSVTGPSGATAGDPSAQIQILNTQVDNLDPGDVLVTTVLDTTAYNDVLQRALDNDIVVINGHTTPATNPPEGAPWNYETMQEEFSYRDQAMIIPHVGIRDARGGAAMAAEAYERLQQTFPDKDELTVLITNELPDNPAVTRRVNANAESTGTAQRYFEAQSNPSVSLYNDQIINPPANIAEAQTEITNTISGQDVDGVICSAFWGAVGAGQALDAGEIEGPMVICGFDLVRPLLNGINDGFIDFTVGQDPYSQGFMNVPLAWMYVNRGIEMKDIEWGVSVWDEENVPFALERRSWADLQSWQNQNYDLG, translated from the coding sequence ATGGAACCAGACGATGTTATCGAGGACGGGAGATTCGAGATCGAACTTGGCAAGGACGTGTCACGTCGGAAGGTGATGGCACAACTCGGTGCGCTGGGTGCCGCCACCGGACTGGCAGGTTGTAACGCCTTGCTTGGCGACCAGGAAGACGGCGGTGACGGTGGTGACGGGAGCGATGGGGGCGGGGATGGCGGTTCCAACGGGGATGGAAATGCCAGTCCGCCTGCCGACTTCGAATTCTCCCGGCATCCTGCCGTCGCACCGCCGGAGTGGGACGGGTCCAAGACGGAGAGTGGCGCTGGCGACGCCGAGCGAACTGCCCCCTTCGTCATCCAGAGCATCGACAACGCGTTCTTCGTGCCGCTGATCTGTGGGTACCAGGACGCGCTCAACCAGTTCGGCTGGAACGGGTCGGTCACCGGTCCCTCGGGTGCCACCGCGGGCGACCCCTCGGCACAGATTCAGATCCTGAACACGCAGGTCGACAACCTCGATCCAGGTGACGTGCTCGTCACGACGGTCCTGGACACGACAGCGTACAACGACGTACTCCAGCGAGCACTCGATAACGACATCGTCGTCATCAACGGACACACGACCCCCGCGACGAATCCGCCGGAGGGTGCGCCGTGGAACTACGAGACGATGCAAGAGGAGTTCAGTTACCGGGACCAGGCGATGATTATCCCCCACGTCGGGATTCGCGACGCCCGTGGTGGTGCCGCGATGGCGGCGGAGGCGTACGAACGCCTCCAACAGACGTTCCCAGACAAGGACGAACTCACTGTCCTCATCACGAACGAACTTCCGGACAACCCGGCCGTCACCCGTCGGGTGAACGCGAACGCTGAGAGCACGGGGACCGCCCAGCGATACTTCGAGGCACAGAGTAACCCGTCGGTCAGCCTCTACAACGACCAGATCATCAATCCGCCGGCGAACATCGCCGAGGCACAGACCGAGATCACGAACACGATCTCGGGCCAAGACGTCGACGGCGTCATCTGCTCGGCATTCTGGGGTGCAGTCGGTGCGGGCCAGGCACTCGACGCCGGCGAAATCGAGGGGCCGATGGTTATCTGTGGATTCGACCTCGTCAGACCGTTGCTCAACGGGATCAACGACGGCTTCATCGACTTCACAGTCGGGCAGGACCCGTACAGTCAGGGCTTCATGAACGTGCCCCTGGCGTGGATGTACGTCAACCGTGGAATCGAGATGAAAGACATAGAGTGGGGCGTCTCCGTCTGGGACGAGGAGAACGTGCCCTTTGCCCTCGAACGCCGCTCGTGGGCCGACCTGCAAAGCTGGCAGAACCAGAACTACGACCTGGGATAA
- a CDS encoding ATP-binding cassette domain-containing protein encodes MADADSDSVEPAVESDTGVGDGGQVTLQTKDLTKYFGAIEAVKDVSLELHQDEILAIAGDNGAGKSTLIKMLSGVLQPTRGDIFLRLRGELRKQYFSSSKDAMDAGIATVYQEQHLTPNAASFANIFLGMEPLKDGPRGWLLRQLDRKYMINESRDLLNEIGFDFDPRSPVNELSGGQKQAVAVARALIRDPPIIILDEPTSEVSTTGTDKIIDLVRGIPDGEKSVILISHKIDVVVDVADRIAVMRDGEIVDVLDTNRDDIERMDIVERMHRERER; translated from the coding sequence ATGGCAGACGCTGATTCAGACTCAGTCGAACCTGCAGTCGAATCGGATACGGGTGTCGGCGACGGCGGGCAGGTAACGCTCCAGACGAAAGACCTCACGAAGTACTTCGGCGCTATCGAGGCAGTCAAAGACGTCAGTCTAGAGCTTCACCAAGACGAGATCCTGGCCATTGCCGGGGACAACGGCGCCGGGAAGTCGACCTTGATCAAGATGTTGTCCGGTGTCCTCCAGCCAACCCGTGGTGACATCTTTCTCCGATTACGAGGTGAGCTGCGCAAGCAGTATTTTTCCTCGTCGAAGGACGCGATGGACGCTGGCATCGCGACGGTGTACCAAGAACAACATCTGACGCCAAATGCGGCGAGTTTCGCGAATATCTTCCTCGGAATGGAACCGCTGAAGGACGGCCCCCGTGGGTGGCTGCTTCGGCAACTCGACCGCAAGTACATGATCAATGAGAGCCGGGACCTGCTGAACGAGATCGGGTTCGACTTCGATCCGCGCTCGCCCGTCAACGAACTCTCTGGCGGGCAGAAACAGGCGGTTGCGGTCGCCCGTGCACTCATCCGAGACCCGCCGATTATCATCCTCGACGAGCCGACGTCCGAAGTTTCGACCACCGGGACCGACAAGATCATCGACCTCGTCCGTGGTATCCCAGACGGTGAGAAGTCGGTCATCCTCATCTCGCACAAGATCGACGTCGTCGTCGACGTCGCCGATAGGATCGCCGTTATGCGGGACGGTGAGATCGTGGATGTCCTCGACACCAACCGAGACGACATCGAGCGGATGGACATCGTCGAGCGGATGCACCGCGAACGCGAGCGGTAG
- a CDS encoding ABC transporter permease produces the protein MLRQAATTAFIGFGVALLMITAEFDLSVGSMYGLSAAFTALIIGSSELGLDPLFAVVLILVFAAIFGITQGLIVVKMGLPSLIVTIGTLTLVRGIQRIFLGGTTVAAASEDIGILWWIGGNIQIPTISYQIPGIHDDVNTFSQFPIQILWIFILLGVFHYILNYTRFGAHVRATGDNVQSVDTTGIDPQMIKLGAFALCSMMAAFAGMSYLARFGSVSSGTGNGLALIVIAAVVLGGTKLTGGEGSMVGVVLGAVVLAIANNILTLIGLNISGWNGVIQGGFIIAAIGLDVIFKGFSYDLLKRWYFDPISELVRSPHHFFDEVSEQMTTSEMFGFLAVTIGVTGVLTNLLAFVFSLAGGGGEFRLLLEGGWPETMAQVYLFLAAMAFVGFFALSAANKFFDGTGDSVSTLLTITYGLMAAPLFAIPFVTLGYDIAIVGTSLLTALLLAIPAVVVISRTVYAGITTTHGLPSRKALGSLVIMHLLWLSAMVFVGIGLTSETMIPI, from the coding sequence GTGCTTCGACAGGCAGCGACGACTGCGTTCATCGGCTTCGGCGTTGCCTTGCTGATGATTACGGCCGAGTTCGACCTTTCAGTAGGGTCGATGTACGGTCTTTCGGCAGCGTTTACGGCACTCATCATCGGTAGCAGCGAACTGGGTCTCGATCCCCTGTTCGCGGTCGTGCTCATCCTTGTCTTTGCCGCTATCTTCGGAATCACACAGGGGCTGATCGTCGTGAAGATGGGGCTGCCGTCGCTGATCGTCACTATCGGGACCCTGACGCTGGTCCGGGGTATCCAACGGATCTTCCTCGGCGGCACCACGGTTGCTGCGGCGTCCGAAGACATCGGCATCCTCTGGTGGATCGGTGGCAACATCCAGATACCGACGATATCGTACCAGATACCGGGCATTCACGACGACGTGAACACGTTCTCACAGTTCCCGATACAGATCCTCTGGATCTTCATCCTGCTCGGCGTGTTCCACTACATCCTCAACTACACGCGATTCGGCGCCCACGTGCGTGCGACGGGTGACAACGTACAGTCGGTCGACACGACCGGTATCGACCCACAGATGATCAAACTCGGCGCCTTCGCGCTGTGTTCGATGATGGCCGCGTTCGCCGGAATGTCCTATCTCGCACGCTTCGGCTCAGTGTCGTCGGGTACTGGCAACGGGCTCGCACTGATTGTTATCGCAGCCGTCGTCCTCGGTGGGACAAAACTCACGGGTGGCGAAGGATCGATGGTTGGGGTCGTGCTCGGTGCCGTCGTCCTCGCCATCGCGAACAACATCCTGACGCTAATCGGTCTTAACATCAGTGGCTGGAACGGCGTTATCCAGGGTGGATTCATCATCGCGGCCATCGGCCTTGACGTGATCTTCAAAGGATTCAGCTACGATCTCCTCAAGCGATGGTACTTCGACCCCATCTCGGAGTTGGTTCGATCCCCCCACCACTTCTTCGACGAGGTCTCCGAACAGATGACGACCAGCGAGATGTTCGGCTTCCTCGCTGTGACGATCGGCGTTACCGGAGTCCTGACCAACCTCCTCGCGTTCGTGTTCAGCCTCGCCGGCGGCGGCGGAGAGTTCAGACTGTTACTCGAGGGTGGGTGGCCGGAGACGATGGCTCAGGTGTACCTCTTCCTGGCAGCCATGGCGTTTGTCGGATTCTTCGCTCTCTCGGCAGCGAACAAGTTCTTCGACGGCACCGGAGACTCGGTGAGCACCCTGCTCACGATAACGTACGGTCTCATGGCTGCCCCACTGTTCGCCATCCCGTTTGTCACGCTGGGCTACGACATTGCCATCGTCGGCACGTCCCTGCTCACCGCGCTCCTCCTGGCGATTCCGGCGGTAGTGGTAATCTCGCGCACCGTGTATGCCGGCATCACGACCACCCACGGGTTGCCAAGCAGAAAGGCCCTCGGTAGCCTCGTCATCATGCACCTGCTCTGGCTCTCGGCAATGGTGTTCGTGGGAATCGGGCTGACGTCCGAGACGATGATTCCGATCTGA
- a CDS encoding DUF6790 family protein: MEDVFLIRIFAYTVLPLIFAVAHLLVGPQSRTFSRRIELFVIYLLAISVGANGISGAFGHLFLSDLVAESVGWPAGSPFQLEMGFANLALGVLGFLAVGRRGGFRIATIIAVAIIGFGATTVHLLDIAATGNLAPGNTIQNVSNVTDPVLLIGLTWLSARRADPDAESSEFERWQQRQQPIAMLAAAGIGTGFGIGFAMGGLLLWTVVGAAVGLAIGVRFSRRLPDVVP; this comes from the coding sequence ATGGAAGATGTATTCTTGATTCGAATCTTCGCGTATACGGTCCTGCCGCTTATATTCGCTGTCGCCCATCTACTCGTTGGCCCACAGTCACGGACGTTCTCCCGGCGTATCGAGCTCTTCGTCATCTACCTGTTGGCAATCAGCGTCGGGGCAAACGGTATCAGCGGTGCCTTCGGACACCTATTCCTGTCTGACCTCGTGGCCGAGTCGGTTGGATGGCCGGCTGGCAGCCCATTCCAGCTGGAGATGGGCTTCGCCAACCTGGCCCTTGGTGTATTGGGCTTCCTCGCCGTGGGCCGACGTGGTGGCTTTCGCATAGCCACCATTATCGCGGTAGCAATAATCGGATTCGGCGCAACCACGGTCCATCTCCTTGACATCGCTGCGACTGGGAACCTCGCACCGGGTAACACTATTCAGAACGTGAGCAACGTGACTGATCCAGTATTGCTCATCGGGCTGACGTGGCTGAGCGCACGGCGAGCCGATCCCGACGCCGAGAGTTCGGAGTTCGAACGGTGGCAACAGCGACAACAACCCATCGCTATGCTAGCGGCGGCCGGTATCGGCACGGGATTCGGTATCGGCTTTGCTATGGGCGGTTTGCTCCTGTGGACCGTCGTCGGGGCTGCCGTTGGCCTTGCCATCGGCGTCAGATTCAGCAGACGGCTTCCCGATGTGGTTCCATAG
- a CDS encoding DUF3267 domain-containing protein, translated as MADRSTERVLAGLELTRGLTIQMLAIGTLGMLVGWTLFSGLYQVTTGNVVTFQFVPESVGWVATPLNILVLVFLGTAILVPHEWLHGLAIRHYGGEPRYGVGVAHFVLPYAYATTDHEFTRNQFIVVLLTPLVVMTLVGVPLMILLEWGWLVIPLTLNAAGAVADIWMTLMVVSYPAHVRIVDHESGVRIVGQDSDRPRSLSITSLVWDALSGAAVALFLVGILLALVGPILLSALGVESITVGTPGTLTYLFAFVNTAEEISISVGPGVLSVGGLLGLVYAFVRSYRRGKRVPTDIA; from the coding sequence ATGGCGGACCGGTCCACTGAGCGAGTGCTCGCCGGTCTCGAACTCACTCGCGGGCTGACGATTCAGATGCTGGCAATCGGTACGTTGGGGATGCTCGTCGGTTGGACACTATTCAGTGGGCTCTACCAGGTTACGACTGGGAATGTCGTGACGTTCCAGTTTGTACCGGAGTCGGTCGGGTGGGTTGCGACCCCACTGAACATCCTCGTCCTCGTGTTTCTCGGGACGGCGATTCTCGTTCCCCACGAGTGGCTCCACGGGCTCGCAATCAGACACTATGGTGGCGAGCCACGCTACGGTGTCGGCGTCGCTCACTTCGTGCTCCCGTACGCATACGCGACAACCGACCACGAGTTCACGCGCAACCAGTTCATCGTGGTCCTCTTGACGCCACTCGTCGTGATGACGCTCGTCGGCGTCCCCTTGATGATCCTGCTTGAGTGGGGATGGTTGGTCATTCCACTGACGTTGAACGCCGCTGGGGCAGTCGCAGACATCTGGATGACACTGATGGTGGTGAGCTATCCAGCACACGTTCGAATCGTTGATCACGAAAGCGGCGTCCGAATCGTCGGGCAGGACAGCGATAGACCGCGTTCGCTGTCGATAACGTCGCTCGTCTGGGACGCGCTCTCCGGAGCAGCGGTGGCGTTGTTCCTCGTGGGGATACTACTGGCACTTGTTGGTCCGATACTCCTCTCGGCGCTCGGCGTCGAGTCGATAACCGTCGGGACGCCGGGGACGCTCACGTACCTCTTCGCGTTCGTCAACACCGCAGAGGAGATCTCGATCAGCGTCGGTCCGGGCGTCCTGAGCGTGGGTGGTCTGCTCGGCTTGGTGTACGCGTTCGTGCGGAGCTATCGCCGAGGCAAGCGAGTCCCCACAGATATCGCGTAA